The Pyrus communis chromosome 2, drPyrComm1.1, whole genome shotgun sequence genome includes a window with the following:
- the LOC137727049 gene encoding probable transcription repressor OFP9: MSKTKASSKKQRRICKALCCSTCRLSVSSSSSEEVASSSSDRYPSISSLSHAMVQERLDQMIREGQEGSRHVDHRRRKQRAGDDHDQLQAGGGTKFAVMVAMEMCSYDPREDFRESMAAMIVANRIQEPKDLRSLLNYYVSMNSDEYRGLILEVFHEVCSDFFLCKFH, from the coding sequence ATGTCTAAAACGAAAGCCTCCTCCAAGAAGCAACGGAGAATATGCAAGGCATTGTGCTGCAGCACCTGCCGGCTTAGTGTGTCTTCGTCTAGCTCGGAGGAAGTAGCCAGCTCTAGTTCCGATAGGTACCCTTCAATATCAAGCCTATCGCATGCCATGGTTCAAGAGAGACTCGACCAGATGATCAGGGAAGGGCAGGAGGGCTCGAGGCATGTTGATCATCGGAGAAGAAAGCAGCGAGCTGGTGATGATCATGATCAACTTCAAGCAGGAGGAGGGACTAAATTTGCTGTAATGGTTGCGATGGAGATGTGTTCTTATGATCCGAGGGAGGATTTCAGGGAGTCCATGGCGGCGATGATAGTGGCAAACCGAATACAAGAGCCTAAAGATCTTCGTAGCCTCTTGAATTATTATGTTTCGATGAATTCAGATGAGTATCGTGGGCTCATACTCGAGGTGTTTCATGAAGTTTGCTCTGATTTTTTCTTATGTAAATTCCATTAA
- the LOC137727046 gene encoding uncharacterized protein: MEYWKTLTDRPDRIKERVDSCRPDQKERLSKMQDLKDSYKYAMNKEWEWERLKEKFENHPEKLLDEMTVDGDTVLHLAASCSSKSGKEVLEKVINILNSTNEKIKALRFPNKYGNNTLHEVSVSGNKEAAEYLVSKFNEPVPEEVRMISTSSTDKDNYARKLLDLEGRDSENYALQLLETRNYLGETPLFRAAALGHTDLVMFYADKLQDQEDNLWRHFHRDDKMSILHITVVAQHFETAIWLLEKYPYLARLKEDKGLTSLHLLAQMPTAFDPKFKESKWKMLIYHCLPDGGNVVTPNQKDDVESGMDGNHPRRSIFRNKLAVVMKAYHSLWDTLAKGIGGPHEDVIDTIWKEKKNKKSLKKLIPLLVKLDDYSLLITNKQPNIRTISLGSGEKPDKEKEATKSDKTNGDEGGEKGKAAADKHLSGVREITVSDRCKKEEEATKSKKEARSEANKSTPLLIATITGFSTIVKEILEQHPQTAELVNENERNILHLAIKNRQKDILDLIQSEPKLMSRLNKRIDHNGNTILHQAADRTYYSIAVSQKVIGPAMELQKELLWKQRIKELLPPHYIMHHNDNDQTAEELFNAGHDDLLKSAQDWVKETAQSCSTVAVLVATVVFAAAYAIPGGNNEQSGRPVFENNPLFLLFTSMDVLAIACSLSSVAFFLSVLSSPLEYPNFVKSIPRKVMIGFVFLFVSMATTMLAFAATILLLIRIEKKWTKSLLYPIAFFPVPLFGLLQFPMYQSVKIMFQIMDAWFFKPLFRFFGFRKKKLIWRKINAH, from the exons ATGGAGTACTGGAAAACGCTAACGGATCGGCCGGATCGGATAAAAGAGAGAGTGGATAGCTGTCGGCCGGATCAGAAAGAGAGATTAAGCAAAATGCAAGACTTGAAAGATTCCTATAAATATGCCATGAATAAGGAATGGGAATGGGAACGGCTGAAGGAAAAGTTCGAGAATCATCCGGAAAAACTGCTTGATGAAATGACAGTGGACGGGGACACTGTATTGCACCTTGCGGCTTCTTGCAGCAGCAAATCAGGTAAAGAAGTCCTCGAAAAGGTTATCAATATACTCAATTCAACCAATGAAAAGATAAAGGCTCTAAGGTTTCCTAATAAGTACGGAAACAATACTCTCCACGAGGTGAGTGTGTCCGGCAATAAGGAAGCGGCAGAGTACCTGGTGAGCAAATTCAACGAGCCTGTTCCAGAAGAGGTCAGGATGATCAGTACTAGTAGTACTGATAAAGACAATTATGCGCGGAAGCTGCTGGATCTGGAGGGTCGGGATTCAGAGAATTATGCGCTGCAGCTGCTGGAGACACGGAACTATTTAGGAGAAACTCCGCTCTTCAGGGCGGCTGCTCTCGGTCACACTGACTTGGTGATGTTTTATGCCGACAAACTACAGGATCAGGAGGACAATCTTTGGAGGCACTTCCACAGAGATGACAAAATGTCCATTCTTCATATCACAGTCGTTGCGCAACATtttg AGACAGCTATTTGGTTACTGGAGAAATACCCATATCTAGCGCGCCTTAAGGAAGATAAAGGATTGACAAGCCTTCATTTGCTAGCCCAAATGCCAACTGCCTTTGACCcaaaatttaaagaaagcaaATGGAAGATGCTTATTTATCATT GTCTTCCCGACGGAGGAAATGTGGTCACACCAAATCAGAAGGATGATGTGGAGAGCGGCATGGATGGCAACCATCCCCGTCGATCCATCTTTCGGAACAAGCTCGCAG TTGTTATGAAGGCTTACCATTCATTATGGGACACCCTTGCTAAAG GAATAGGAGGCCCCCATGAAGATGTAATCGACACGATatggaaggagaagaaaaacaaaaaatcactgAAGAAACTCATCCCATTGCTCGTCAAGTTGGACGACTATTCTTTGTTGATTACTAATAAGCAACCAAATATCAGGACCATTTCTCTAGGGTCAGGGGAAAAACCTGATAAAGAAAAGGAAGCAACCAAATCGGATAAGACAAATGGTGATGAAGGAGGTGAAAAAGGAAAGGCGGCCGCAGATAAGCATCTCTCTGGGGTCAGGGAGATAACCGTATCGGATAGATgtaaaaaagaagaggaagcaaCCAAATCAAAAAAGGAGGCGAGGAGTGAAGCTAACAAATCTACTCCATTGCTTATAGCAACTATCACAGGATTTTCCACCATTGTGAAGGAGATACTTGAACAGCATCCTCAGACAGCCGAGCTTGTTAACGAAAATGAACGCAACATTTTGCATCTGGCCATTAAGAACCGTCAGAAAGATATCCTTGATCTTATCCAAAGCGAACCAAAACTGATGTCAAGGCTGAATAAGAGGATAGACCACAATGGAAACACCATATTGCACCAGGCTGCGGATAGAACTTACTACTCTATAGCAGTGTCTCAGAAAGTAATAGGCCCTGCCATGGAATTGCAAAAAGAGCTGCTCTGGAAGCAG CGTATAAAAGAGCTGTTACCACCTCATTACATCATGCACCACAACGACAATGATCAGACAGCGGAGGAGTTGTTCAATGCTGGGCATGACGATCTTCTGAAGTCCGCACAAGATTGGGTAAAAGAAACGGCTCAGTCATGCTCAACCGTGGCGGTGCTAGTGGCCACTGTGGTCTTTGCAGCCGCCTATGCCATTCCTGGGGGTAACAACGAGCAAAGTGGTCGTCCTGTTTTCGAGAACAATCCTCTCTTTTTGCTCTTTACCAGCATGGACGTTTTGGCCATCGCCTGCTCATTATCTTCTGTGGCATTCTTTCTCTCGGTCCTCTCCTCCCCTCTCGAGTACCCAAATTTCGTTAAAAGCATTCCTCGCAAGGTCATGATAGGATTCGTCTTTCTCTTCGTGTCCATGGCAACCACCATGCTCGCCTTTGCTGCCACTATTTTGCTCTTGATTCGCATCGAGAAAAAATGGACCAAGTCTCTGCTTTACCCTATTGCTTTTTTCCCGGTCCCTCTATTCGGCCTGCTTCAGTTTCCCATGTATCAATCTGTCAAAATCATGTTTCAGATAATGGATGCCTGGTTTTTCAAACCCTTATTCCGCTTCTTTGGCTTTCGCAAGAAGAAATTAATTTGGAGGAAGATTAATGCGCATTGA